One Nocardia sp. BMG111209 DNA segment encodes these proteins:
- a CDS encoding TetR/AcrR family transcriptional regulator, which yields MNSARHAVADTAPVAVTYADDGTRRTQILQTAASLIASTGLRTSLQEIADACGILPGSLYHHFESKEAILAELLQRYHAGLDRVAAQSQEALRRNDFRSPLDPVTELATAIARCAVAHRAALQMSFYEGPSANPALVELTRRRPAATLEAMAQALLAARAAGALAAGADVTLLADRITQTMLYVGLDIIRHNAPPDQVAQVFCRILLRGLTTGPHPDAELDRSRAFLAADAVIGTWPGDGDEDPRTAHIRAVARAEFGRRGYESTTVRDIAAAAGLGTGSVYRLIGSKEQLLSSIMRSFGEKVALGWTEVLRSDASAVEKLDALSWINTNMLVRFGDEFRIQLAWMRQSPPDTPNPGWHFTKRIRQMKALLAQGIRSGEIAIEHPSQEMLARCVISGAWIPENILRDIGPRASLIQLRDTTLRGVVTDRS from the coding sequence GTGAACAGCGCGCGACACGCCGTCGCGGACACGGCGCCGGTCGCGGTGACCTACGCCGACGACGGTACGCGCCGCACCCAGATCCTGCAGACCGCCGCCTCCCTCATCGCGTCCACGGGCTTGCGCACGTCGCTGCAGGAGATCGCCGACGCCTGCGGCATCCTGCCCGGCAGCCTGTACCACCATTTCGAATCCAAGGAGGCCATCCTCGCGGAGCTGCTCCAGCGCTACCACGCCGGCCTGGACCGGGTCGCCGCACAATCCCAGGAAGCGCTGCGCCGCAACGATTTCCGATCTCCGCTGGATCCGGTCACCGAGCTGGCGACGGCGATCGCCCGCTGCGCGGTGGCCCATCGCGCCGCGTTGCAGATGTCGTTCTACGAAGGGCCCAGCGCCAATCCGGCCCTGGTCGAGCTCACCCGGCGCCGCCCGGCGGCCACCCTGGAGGCGATGGCGCAGGCCCTGCTCGCGGCCCGCGCCGCCGGCGCCCTCGCGGCCGGGGCCGATGTCACGCTGCTGGCCGACCGGATCACCCAGACCATGTTGTACGTCGGTCTCGACATCATCCGGCACAACGCCCCGCCGGATCAGGTGGCGCAGGTGTTCTGCCGAATCCTGTTGCGGGGGTTGACCACCGGCCCGCATCCGGACGCGGAACTGGATCGGTCCCGGGCCTTCCTGGCCGCCGACGCGGTCATCGGGACCTGGCCGGGCGACGGCGACGAGGACCCCCGGACGGCCCACATCCGCGCGGTCGCCCGCGCCGAATTCGGCCGTCGCGGATACGAGAGCACGACCGTGCGCGACATCGCCGCGGCGGCCGGGCTCGGCACCGGCTCGGTCTACCGGCTGATCGGTTCGAAGGAGCAGCTGCTCTCGTCGATCATGCGGTCCTTCGGCGAGAAGGTGGCCCTCGGCTGGACCGAGGTGCTCCGCAGCGACGCCTCGGCGGTGGAGAAGCTCGACGCGCTCAGCTGGATCAACACCAACATGCTCGTCCGCTTCGGCGACGAGTTCCGCATCCAACTGGCCTGGATGCGGCAGTCGCCGCCGGACACGCCGAATCCGGGCTGGCACTTCACCAAACGCATCCGGCAGATGAAAGCGTTACTGGCGCAAGGTATCCGGTCCGGCGAGATCGCGATCGAGCATCCGTCGCAGGAGATGCTGGCGCGCTGCGTGATCTCCGGGGCCTGGATCCCGGAGAACATCCTGCGCGACATCGGCCCGCGCGCCTCGCTGATCCAGTTGCGCGACACCACATTACGTGGTGTCGTCACCGACCGTTCTTGA
- a CDS encoding cyclase family protein: MRELGAELRNWGRWGADDERGTTNLITPEALVAAARLVRTGKVFDLGIPLDGDGPQPGGNRINPIRLMAENGQEQVLPGGFKWADDYVFMPLQSASQYDGLAHVHYDGQLYNGHDGDGVTVKGAQKLGIENQSKGIAGRGVLLDIARLRGVDWLAAGEVITPDDLDAAERAAGVRVGPGDIVLIRTGWRAKFVAEQDPQSFMAGEPGLGLATARWFKERDVAVVGSDNWAIEVLPGEHEGALFELHMVLIRDMGMTLAELLDFEELAADCAADGVHEFFYAGPPLKFTRGVGSPINPLAIK; this comes from the coding sequence ATGCGCGAACTGGGCGCGGAACTGCGAAACTGGGGTCGATGGGGAGCCGACGACGAACGCGGCACGACCAACCTGATCACGCCGGAGGCGCTCGTCGCCGCGGCCCGGCTGGTGCGGACCGGCAAGGTCTTCGACCTGGGTATCCCGCTCGACGGCGACGGCCCGCAGCCGGGTGGCAACCGGATCAACCCGATCCGGCTGATGGCGGAGAACGGCCAGGAACAGGTTCTGCCGGGTGGCTTCAAATGGGCCGACGACTACGTGTTCATGCCGTTGCAATCGGCCTCGCAGTACGACGGGCTGGCCCACGTCCACTACGACGGGCAGCTGTACAACGGCCACGACGGGGACGGCGTCACCGTCAAGGGCGCGCAGAAGCTGGGTATCGAGAACCAGTCGAAGGGCATCGCCGGTCGCGGCGTGCTGCTGGACATCGCCCGGCTGCGCGGAGTGGACTGGCTGGCCGCGGGCGAGGTCATCACCCCGGACGATCTCGACGCCGCCGAGCGGGCGGCGGGCGTGCGGGTCGGCCCCGGCGACATCGTGTTGATCCGCACCGGCTGGCGGGCGAAGTTCGTGGCCGAGCAGGATCCGCAGTCGTTCATGGCCGGCGAGCCGGGCCTCGGGCTGGCGACCGCGCGCTGGTTCAAGGAGCGTGACGTGGCCGTCGTGGGCTCGGACAACTGGGCCATCGAGGTCCTCCCGGGCGAGCACGAGGGCGCGCTGTTCGAACTGCACATGGTGCTGATCCGGGATATGGGCATGACGCTCGCGGAACTGCTGGACTTCGAGGAGCTGGCCGCGGACTGCGCCGCGGACGGCGTCCACGAATTCTTCTATGCGGGACCGCCGTTGAAGTTCACCCGTGGCGTGGGGTCGCCGATCAACCCGCTGGCCATCAAATAG